Proteins from a single region of Mumia flava:
- the purM gene encoding phosphoribosylformylglycinamidine cyclo-ligase, whose protein sequence is MSDSRDTVTSYASAGVSVEAGDRAVELMKEWVAQARRPEVVGGIGGFAGLFDASALKDYRRPLLATSADGVGTKVAIAQRMDVHDTIGYDLVGMLVDDLVVCGAEPLFLTDYIATGKVVPERIASIVKGIAQACAEAGCALLGGETAEHPGLLAPDEYDVAGSTTGVVEADALLGAERVRAGDVVIAMASSGLHSNGYSLVRKVFFDIAGWSLEREVAELGTTLGEALLTPTRLYAKPCLDLAARTDVHAMSHITGGGLAANTARVVPDHLSVEIERGTWAPDPVFGLVGELGSVARGDLEHALNMGVGMVAMVAPDHADAAVAVLAEHGVASWACGRVTSAAGGEVTLVGDYA, encoded by the coding sequence GTGAGCGATTCGAGGGACACCGTGACGTCGTACGCCAGTGCCGGGGTCTCGGTCGAGGCCGGGGACCGCGCCGTCGAGCTGATGAAGGAGTGGGTGGCGCAGGCACGCCGTCCCGAGGTGGTCGGCGGGATCGGCGGGTTCGCCGGGCTGTTCGACGCCTCGGCGCTCAAGGACTATCGGCGCCCGCTGCTGGCGACGTCGGCCGACGGCGTCGGGACGAAGGTCGCGATCGCGCAGCGGATGGACGTGCACGACACCATCGGGTACGACCTGGTCGGCATGCTCGTCGACGACCTGGTGGTGTGCGGTGCGGAGCCGCTCTTCCTCACCGACTACATCGCCACCGGGAAGGTCGTGCCGGAGCGGATCGCGTCGATCGTCAAGGGGATCGCCCAGGCGTGCGCGGAGGCCGGCTGCGCCCTGCTCGGCGGGGAGACCGCGGAGCACCCCGGTCTGCTGGCGCCCGACGAGTACGACGTCGCCGGGTCGACGACCGGCGTGGTGGAGGCCGATGCGCTGCTCGGGGCCGAGCGGGTCCGCGCCGGCGACGTGGTGATCGCCATGGCCTCCTCGGGCCTGCACTCGAACGGCTACTCGCTGGTCCGCAAGGTCTTCTTCGACATCGCCGGCTGGTCGCTGGAGCGCGAGGTCGCCGAGCTCGGCACGACGCTGGGCGAGGCGTTGCTGACCCCTACCCGGCTGTACGCGAAGCCGTGCCTCGACCTCGCTGCGCGCACCGACGTGCACGCGATGTCGCACATCACCGGAGGCGGCCTCGCCGCGAACACCGCCCGCGTGGTCCCCGACCACCTCTCGGTGGAGATCGAGCGGGGGACGTGGGCGCCGGATCCTGTCTTCGGGCTGGTCGGCGAGCTCGGCTCGGTGGCGCGGGGGGATCTGGAGCACGCCCTGAACATGGGTGTCGGGATGGTTGCGATGGTCGCTCCGGACCATGCGGACGCTGCGGTGGCGGTGCTGGCCGAGCACGGAGTGGCCTCCTGGGCCTGTGGCCGGGTGACGTCCGCAGCGGGCGGCGAGGTGACGCTCGTGGGCGACTACGCGTGA
- a CDS encoding long-chain-fatty-acid--CoA ligase, producing the protein MTQPPDPTFLDDRLSWWAEVTPDAEAMTYGERTWTFAQMHERVRRAAGGLRDLGLGHGDTVAFLDKNHPACLEVTLAAASRGMATAIVNWRLAGDELDYTINDSGARVLFVGTELVPAIELIRDRLPAVEKIITVTPDGEDGDEYEAWLAASEGVGHAPDLTPDDTCLVMYSSGTTGRPKGVMLSHRAMVAHTVNSHEGWAMDPGDKALVAMPLFHVGGTSYAQFGLYDGFAQIMTREPDPVSLATAIAKGANSAFLVPAVAQAALNGGPQAVALFSKLKMFSYGAAPMPLPLLQRAMEAWPDTQFMQVYGLTEVCGVITHLLPEAHTDADHPERLLSAGTVLPEAEVRVVDPATLEDVPDGEAGELWFRTPQLMKGFLNKPEETAKVITPDGWFRTGDIGRVVDGYVYVEDRIKDMIVTGGENVYSPEVERVLTAHPAIAEVAVIGVPDERWGETVKAVVAFQEGADGTAEEVIAYAREHLAHFKCPTSVDVVEMLPRNPSGKILKRELRKGYWAESGRQV; encoded by the coding sequence ATGACGCAGCCGCCCGATCCGACCTTCCTCGACGACCGACTCTCGTGGTGGGCGGAGGTGACACCGGACGCCGAGGCGATGACGTACGGCGAGCGCACGTGGACGTTCGCGCAGATGCACGAGCGGGTGCGCCGCGCCGCGGGCGGGCTGCGCGACCTCGGTCTCGGTCACGGCGACACGGTCGCGTTCCTCGACAAGAACCACCCGGCCTGCCTCGAGGTCACCCTCGCCGCCGCGTCGCGCGGGATGGCGACCGCGATCGTGAACTGGCGTCTCGCCGGCGACGAGCTCGACTACACCATCAACGACTCCGGGGCGCGCGTGCTCTTCGTCGGCACCGAGCTGGTGCCGGCGATCGAGCTGATCCGTGACCGGCTCCCGGCGGTCGAGAAGATCATCACGGTCACGCCGGACGGCGAGGACGGCGACGAGTACGAGGCGTGGCTGGCGGCGTCCGAGGGCGTCGGCCACGCCCCCGACCTCACACCGGACGACACGTGCCTCGTGATGTACAGCTCGGGGACGACGGGGCGGCCGAAGGGCGTGATGCTCAGCCACCGCGCGATGGTCGCCCACACCGTGAACTCGCACGAGGGCTGGGCGATGGACCCCGGCGACAAGGCGCTCGTCGCGATGCCGCTGTTCCACGTCGGCGGGACGTCGTACGCCCAGTTCGGCCTGTACGACGGGTTCGCGCAGATCATGACCCGGGAGCCGGACCCGGTCTCGCTGGCGACCGCGATCGCGAAGGGCGCGAACTCCGCCTTCCTCGTCCCGGCCGTCGCCCAGGCCGCCTTGAACGGCGGGCCTCAGGCGGTCGCGCTGTTCAGCAAGCTGAAGATGTTCTCCTACGGGGCGGCCCCGATGCCGCTGCCGCTGCTGCAGCGGGCGATGGAGGCCTGGCCGGACACGCAGTTCATGCAGGTCTACGGACTGACCGAGGTCTGCGGCGTCATCACCCACCTCCTGCCCGAGGCGCACACCGACGCCGACCACCCGGAGCGGCTGCTCTCGGCCGGGACGGTCCTTCCCGAGGCCGAGGTCCGGGTCGTCGATCCGGCGACGCTGGAGGACGTGCCCGACGGCGAGGCGGGAGAGCTGTGGTTCCGCACGCCGCAGCTGATGAAGGGCTTCCTGAACAAGCCCGAGGAGACCGCGAAGGTGATCACGCCCGACGGATGGTTCCGGACGGGCGACATCGGTCGGGTCGTCGACGGGTACGTCTACGTGGAGGACCGGATCAAGGACATGATCGTCACGGGCGGCGAGAACGTCTACTCGCCGGAGGTGGAACGGGTCCTCACCGCGCACCCGGCGATCGCGGAGGTCGCCGTGATCGGCGTTCCCGACGAGCGGTGGGGCGAGACCGTCAAGGCCGTCGTCGCGTTCCAGGAGGGCGCCGACGGCACGGCGGAGGAGGTGATCGCGTACGCACGCGAGCACCTGGCGCACTTCAAGTGCCCGACGTCGGTCGACGTCGTCGAGATGCTGCCGCGCAACCCGTCCGGCAAGATCCTCAAGCGCGAGCTCCGCAAGGGCTACTGGGCGGAGTCGGGCCGACAGGTCTGA
- a CDS encoding DUF3073 domain-containing protein, translated as MGRGRAKAKQTKVARNLKYRTLDTDFDQLQRELHGEPEGPAAEEPDDELLEKYADFADSDSGPSTH; from the coding sequence ATGGGGCGCGGCCGTGCAAAAGCCAAGCAGACGAAGGTTGCTCGCAACCTGAAGTACCGCACGCTGGACACTGACTTCGATCAGTTGCAGCGCGAGCTCCATGGCGAGCCTGAGGGCCCGGCGGCCGAGGAGCCGGATGACGAGCTCCTCGAGAAGTACGCCGACTTCGCCGACAGCGACTCCGGTCCGTCGACCCACTGA
- the purF gene encoding amidophosphoribosyltransferase, producing MPRGDGRLTHDLDPHDVGPQDACGVFGVWAPGEEVAKLTYFGLYALQHRGQESAGIAVSNGSQILVYKDMGLVSQVFDEATLDSLQGSLAIGHARYSTTGASVWQNAQPTFRPTVHGSVALGHNGNLTNTAELAETLARRTAENGDLAGRVRELATSDTAVMASLLASYEDLSLEEAAIEVLPQLRGAFSLVFMDSDTLYAARDPQGIRPLVLGRLERGWVVASETAALDIVGASYIREVEPGELVAIDADGLRHHRFAEPAPKGCVFEFVYLARPDTQISDQRVFSVRTEIGRSLAREAPVEADLVIPVPESGTPAAIGYAEESQIPFGHGLVKNSYVGRTFIQPSQTLRQLGIRLKLNPLRDVIAGKRLVVVDDSIVRGNTQRQLIRMLREAGAAEVHVRISSPPVKWPCFYGIDFATRAELIANGISVDEICRSIGADSLSYVSLEAMVEATRVPKDSLCRACFDGEYPVGLPSDDRTTLHLLEPERADDRVSVTMVNP from the coding sequence GTGCCTCGCGGAGACGGTCGACTGACCCACGACCTCGATCCTCACGACGTCGGCCCCCAGGACGCGTGCGGTGTGTTCGGCGTCTGGGCCCCCGGCGAGGAGGTCGCCAAGCTGACCTACTTCGGCCTGTACGCGCTCCAGCACCGCGGTCAGGAGTCGGCCGGCATCGCGGTCTCCAACGGATCGCAGATCCTGGTCTACAAGGACATGGGTCTGGTCTCGCAGGTCTTCGACGAGGCCACGCTGGACTCGCTCCAGGGGAGCCTCGCGATCGGCCACGCGCGCTACTCGACCACGGGCGCGAGCGTCTGGCAGAACGCCCAGCCCACCTTCCGCCCGACCGTGCACGGGTCGGTCGCCCTCGGCCACAACGGCAACCTGACGAACACCGCGGAGCTGGCCGAGACCCTGGCCCGACGCACCGCCGAGAACGGCGACCTCGCCGGCCGGGTCCGTGAGCTCGCCACGAGCGACACCGCCGTGATGGCGTCGCTGCTGGCGTCGTACGAGGACCTCAGCCTGGAGGAGGCCGCGATCGAGGTCCTCCCGCAGCTGCGCGGCGCGTTCTCGCTGGTCTTCATGGACTCCGACACGCTGTACGCCGCGCGCGACCCGCAGGGGATCCGTCCGCTCGTGCTCGGGAGGCTGGAGCGCGGCTGGGTGGTGGCCTCGGAGACGGCGGCGCTCGACATCGTCGGCGCCTCCTACATCCGCGAGGTCGAGCCGGGCGAGCTGGTCGCGATCGACGCCGACGGGCTGCGTCACCACCGCTTCGCCGAGCCGGCGCCGAAGGGCTGCGTCTTCGAGTTCGTCTACCTCGCACGTCCCGACACCCAGATCTCCGACCAGCGCGTGTTCTCGGTCCGCACCGAGATCGGCCGCAGCCTGGCCCGCGAGGCGCCGGTCGAGGCCGACCTCGTGATCCCGGTGCCGGAGTCGGGCACACCCGCCGCGATCGGGTACGCCGAGGAGTCGCAGATCCCGTTCGGCCACGGCCTGGTGAAGAACTCCTACGTCGGCCGGACCTTCATCCAGCCCAGCCAGACGCTGCGCCAGCTCGGGATCCGGCTCAAGCTCAACCCCCTGCGCGACGTGATCGCCGGCAAGCGACTGGTGGTGGTCGACGACTCGATCGTCCGCGGCAACACCCAGCGCCAGCTGATCCGGATGCTCCGCGAGGCCGGCGCCGCCGAGGTGCACGTGCGGATCTCGAGCCCGCCGGTGAAGTGGCCGTGCTTCTACGGGATCGACTTCGCGACGCGTGCCGAGCTGATCGCGAACGGCATCTCCGTGGACGAGATCTGCCGCTCGATCGGCGCGGACAGCCTCTCGTACGTCTCGCTCGAGGCGATGGTCGAGGCCACGCGCGTCCCGAAGGACTCGCTGTGCCGCGCCTGCTTCGACGGCGAGTACCCGGTCGGCCTGCCCAGCGACGACCGCACCACCCTGCACCTGCTGGAGCCGGAGCGCGCCGACGACCGCGTCTCGGTGACCATGGTCAACCCGTGA